From a single Rosa rugosa chromosome 7, drRosRugo1.1, whole genome shotgun sequence genomic region:
- the LOC133723300 gene encoding large ribosomal subunit protein eL24-like, with product MVLMTKLCRFSGAKIYPGRGIRFIHSDSQVSLFINSKCKRYFNNRLKPSKITWTAMFRKQHKKVGSAAAYLETGIFSSWRYSILLISSVLIITWLNLSNDVMISIQEQIKTR from the exons ATGGTTCTCATGACTAAGCTTTGCCGCTTCAGTGGTGCCAAGATCTACCCTGGTAGGGGCATCAGATTCATCCACTCCGATTCTCAG GTTTCCCTGTTCATAAATtccaagtgcaagaggtacttTAACAACCGCCTCAAGCCATCCAAGATCACATGGACTGCCATGTTCAGAAAGCAGCACAAGAAG GTAGGTAGTGCAGCTGCTTATTTAGAGACGGGCATATTTTCATCATGGCGTTATTCTATTCTTTTGATTTCTTCTGTTCTTATCATCACATGGCTCAACTTAAG CAATGATGTTATGATTTCGATACAGGAGCAGATAAAAACAAGGTAG
- the LOC133723301 gene encoding uncharacterized protein LOC133723301 — MFGSCYEGLNRDKKKLTQDPKPLISFAGEITQPLGSDNLRITLGGGSTIATMTTHFIVVDCPSSYNVILGRDAIWGLQCFMVGHMLMMKIPTPSGILTVRGDQEIARQCKSLAIARGHGRREVLLTIDLPSPFDKPDDPREDPEASDASDTRSKKKEDRRKLKHPRPDALEDLISISISDTHPERKVKIGSKTNPQFQAELIAFLKTRQEVFAWSYADMPWISPELLTQKLTISPDVPPIRQKRRAFTKEKYKAIQAEVKKLQDIGFVREVSYPTWLSNVVMVKKPNGKWCMCVDYTNLNKACPKDSFPLPRIDQLVDSTAGHKLLSFIDAFSGYNQIAMEPSDQEHTSFTTDKGLYCYKVMLFGLKNAGATYQRLVNAMFADHICDDLT, encoded by the coding sequence ATGTTTGGTAGCTGCTACGAAGGCCTCAACCGAGACAAGAAGAAACTCACCCAGGACCCCAAGCCCCTGATCAGCTTTGCAGGAGAAATCACACAGCCTTTGGGATCCGACAATTTGCGGATCACCCTCGGTGGAGGCAGCACTATCGCCACTATGACAACACATTTTATCGTGGTCGACTGCCCCTCCTCTTACAACGTCATCCTAGGGCGAGATGCCATTTGGGGACTCCAATGCTTTATGGTTGGACACATGCTAATGATGAAGATACCCACCCCAAGCGGCATCCTCACCGTTCGAGGAGATCAGGAGATAGCAAGACAGTGCAAATCTTTGGCTATCGCGAGGGGCCATGGCAGGCGAGAGGTACTCCTAACCATAGACCTACCCTCCCCATTTGACAAGCCTGACGACCCAAGGGAAGATCCAGAGGCCTCAGATGCTTCCGACACACGCAGCAAAAAGAAGGAAGATAGGCGCAAACTTAAGCACCCGAGGCCAGATGCTCTGGAAGATCTAATATCGATCTCCATATCCGATACACACCCAGAGAGAAAAGTCAAGATCGGGTCCAAAACAAATCCACAATTCCAAGCAGAGTTAATCGCCTTCCTCAAGACCCGACAGGAGGTGTTTGCATGGTCGTACGCCGATATGCCATGGATATCACCGGAACTGCTGACCCAGAAACTCACCATTTCACCAGATGTTCCCCCAATCAGACAGAAAAGAAGGGCCTTCACGAAAGAAAAGTACAAAGCCATCCAAGCTGAAGTCAAGAAACTCCAAGATATCGGGTTTGTCAGGGAAGTATCCTACCCAACATGGCTCTCTAATGTTGTGATGGTAAAGAAGCCCAACGGCAAATGGTGCATGTGTGTCGATTACACCAACCTGAACAAGGcttgcccaaaggatagttttcCCCTGCCACGAATTGACCAGCTAGTTGACTCCACCGCAGGCCACAAGCTCCTTAGCTTCATAGACGCCTTCTCGGGTTACAATCAAATCGCCATGGAACCTTCCGATCAAGAGCACACTtctttcaccaccgacaagggtttATATTGTTACAAAGTAATGTTATTTGGTCTAAAGAACGCCGGGGCCACATACCAGAGGCTAGTCAACGCCATGTTCGCAGACCATATCTGTGACGATCTCACTTAA